In one Pempheris klunzingeri isolate RE-2024b chromosome 8, fPemKlu1.hap1, whole genome shotgun sequence genomic region, the following are encoded:
- the mtdhb gene encoding protein LYRIC isoform X2, with protein MEQWQDAASQQAKLLTNRLNELLSKGLGLLRSELGVDLGLKPELIPPWVILLAACAALLLMFALWASACWAVLKKRPAVSHADDGIEVKTGVGKPVKSEEPKKKKKKAEKAPQPNGRAVAEPQEEAIVSEEIVPHHQPPPPEVKAEKVAEVKKSKKKAKQAVKDTKTVTADGKEPEEGTWETKVSNKEKREQRKKDKSSSDGSASPSGGDTPVSTPSEQPKAPAAPTPATQKKKKGESTKVKAEKVEAVVPQVDSHEVAPVAAVVTDVAVKVPAHTVAPKADPWTTSREPASLWTSEIDESWTVIERGIPTTEQNLVSLPGLSAAEPQPVKDLRWRSQPRVDDEWSGLNGGSDPSSDWNAPAEVWGNYEEPTPVPPPAQEQPLPEPAKVNLLIAAADDDEDEKDKGESAADGAAKTKKKKKKKKKAAEDGGAAGQGEEPEKEAAPAASVKKQPPVQENTAAVQPVKAAAVEVRVEQPVKDNISQKPPVTQVPQKPTDGESTAKQNNLSAPTQQKKPEESQAPKPTKKKKARRET; from the exons ATGGAGCAGTGGCAGGACGCGGCCTCTCAGCAGGCCAAGCTGCTGACAAATCGTCTGAATGAACTATTGTCCAAAGGCCTGGGGCTGCTGCGCTCCGAGCTCGGCGTGGATTTGGGGCTGAAGCCTGAGCTTATTCCGCCATGGGTGATCCTCTTAGCGGCGTGCGCCGCGCTGCTGCTGATGTTCGCCCTgtgggcctcagcctgctgggCTGTCCTGAAGAAACGACCCGCTGTGAGCCATGCGGACGACGGCATTGAAGTAAAGACAGGTGTCGGTAAACCTGTCAAATCCGAGGAAccgaagaaaaagaagaagaaggcggAAAAGGCAC CCCAGCCAAATGGGAGAGCTGTTGCTGAACCACAGGAAGAAGCCATAGTGTCGGAAGAGATAGTGCCACATCACCAGCCGCCCCCACCAGAAGTCAAGGCTGAAAAGGTTGCAGAG GTAAAGAAGTCCAAGAAGAAAGCCAAACAGGCTGTAAAGGACACTAAGACCGTGACAGCAGATGGCAAAGAGCCAGAAGAAG GCACATGGGAGACCAAGGTCAGCAACAAGGAGAAGCGTGAGCAACGCAAGAAGGACAAGAGTTCCAGTGATGGCTCAGCCAGTCCTTCAGGAGGGGACACGCCCGTGAGCACTCCCTCAGAGCAGCCCAAGGCCCCTGCAGCGCCTACACCTGCCacgcagaagaagaaaaaag GAGAATCCACAAAAGTGAAGGCAGAGAAGGTTGAGGCTGTTGTACCTCAAG TGGACAGCCACGAGGTGGCACCggttgctgctgttgtgactGACGTGGCTGTAAAGGTTCCTGCTCACACCGTCGCTCCAAAGGCGGACCCCTGGACGACCAGCAGAGAACCAGCGTCACTGTGGACATCGGAGATTGATG aGTCGTGGACTGTGATTGAGAGGGGAATTCCCACAACGGAGCAGAATCTGGTGTCTTTACCTGGACTGAGTGCTGCTG AGCCCCAGCCTGTGAAGGACCTGCGGTGGCGCAGTCAGCCCAGAGTGGACGATGAGTGGTCTGGACTCA atGGTGGGTCAGACCCCAGCTCTGACTGGAACGCTCCCGCAGAAGTCTGGGGCAACTATGAGGAGCCCACTCCCGTGCCCCCTCCCGCTCAGGAGCAGCCCCTCCCCGAACCGGCCAAGGTTAACCTGCTGATTGCAGCGGCT GAcgatgatgaggatgagaagGACAAGGGAGAGAGTGCTGCTGATGGAGCAGCTAAAactaaaaagaagaaaaagaagaagaagaaggctgcTGAGGACGGAGGAGCAGCTGGCCAG GGTGAGGAGCCAGAGAAGGAGGCGGCACCTGCTGCCTCCGTGAAGAAGCAGCCACCTGTTCAGGAGAACACTGCCGCCGTCCAGCCTGTCAAAGCAGCTGCTGTCGAG GTGAGAGTGGAACAACCAGTGAAGGACAACATATCCCAGAAACCCCCTGTCACACAAGTGCCACAGAAGCCAACCGATGGAGAGTCCACTGCCAAGCAGAACAACCTTTCTGCTCCAACACAACAAA
- the mtdhb gene encoding protein LYRIC isoform X1, with protein MEQWQDAASQQAKLLTNRLNELLSKGLGLLRSELGVDLGLKPELIPPWVILLAACAALLLMFALWASACWAVLKKRPAVSHADDGIEVKTGVGKPVKSEEPKKKKKKAEKAPQPNGRAVAEPQEEAIVSEEIVPHHQPPPPEVKAEKVAEVKKSKKKAKQAVKDTKTVTADGKEPEEGTWETKVSNKEKREQRKKDKSSSDGSASPSGGDTPVSTPSEQPKAPAAPTPATQKKKKGESTKVKAEKVEAVVPQVDSHEVAPVAAVVTDVAVKVPAHTVAPKADPWTTSREPASLWTSEIDESWTVIERGIPTTEQNLVSLPGLSAAEPQPVKDLRWRSQPRVDDEWSGLSKDGGSDPSSDWNAPAEVWGNYEEPTPVPPPAQEQPLPEPAKVNLLIAAADDDEDEKDKGESAADGAAKTKKKKKKKKKAAEDGGAAGQGEEPEKEAAPAASVKKQPPVQENTAAVQPVKAAAVEVRVEQPVKDNISQKPPVTQVPQKPTDGESTAKQNNLSAPTQQKKPEESQAPKPTKKKKARRET; from the exons ATGGAGCAGTGGCAGGACGCGGCCTCTCAGCAGGCCAAGCTGCTGACAAATCGTCTGAATGAACTATTGTCCAAAGGCCTGGGGCTGCTGCGCTCCGAGCTCGGCGTGGATTTGGGGCTGAAGCCTGAGCTTATTCCGCCATGGGTGATCCTCTTAGCGGCGTGCGCCGCGCTGCTGCTGATGTTCGCCCTgtgggcctcagcctgctgggCTGTCCTGAAGAAACGACCCGCTGTGAGCCATGCGGACGACGGCATTGAAGTAAAGACAGGTGTCGGTAAACCTGTCAAATCCGAGGAAccgaagaaaaagaagaagaaggcggAAAAGGCAC CCCAGCCAAATGGGAGAGCTGTTGCTGAACCACAGGAAGAAGCCATAGTGTCGGAAGAGATAGTGCCACATCACCAGCCGCCCCCACCAGAAGTCAAGGCTGAAAAGGTTGCAGAG GTAAAGAAGTCCAAGAAGAAAGCCAAACAGGCTGTAAAGGACACTAAGACCGTGACAGCAGATGGCAAAGAGCCAGAAGAAG GCACATGGGAGACCAAGGTCAGCAACAAGGAGAAGCGTGAGCAACGCAAGAAGGACAAGAGTTCCAGTGATGGCTCAGCCAGTCCTTCAGGAGGGGACACGCCCGTGAGCACTCCCTCAGAGCAGCCCAAGGCCCCTGCAGCGCCTACACCTGCCacgcagaagaagaaaaaag GAGAATCCACAAAAGTGAAGGCAGAGAAGGTTGAGGCTGTTGTACCTCAAG TGGACAGCCACGAGGTGGCACCggttgctgctgttgtgactGACGTGGCTGTAAAGGTTCCTGCTCACACCGTCGCTCCAAAGGCGGACCCCTGGACGACCAGCAGAGAACCAGCGTCACTGTGGACATCGGAGATTGATG aGTCGTGGACTGTGATTGAGAGGGGAATTCCCACAACGGAGCAGAATCTGGTGTCTTTACCTGGACTGAGTGCTGCTG AGCCCCAGCCTGTGAAGGACCTGCGGTGGCGCAGTCAGCCCAGAGTGGACGATGAGTGGTCTGGACTCAGTAAGG atGGTGGGTCAGACCCCAGCTCTGACTGGAACGCTCCCGCAGAAGTCTGGGGCAACTATGAGGAGCCCACTCCCGTGCCCCCTCCCGCTCAGGAGCAGCCCCTCCCCGAACCGGCCAAGGTTAACCTGCTGATTGCAGCGGCT GAcgatgatgaggatgagaagGACAAGGGAGAGAGTGCTGCTGATGGAGCAGCTAAAactaaaaagaagaaaaagaagaagaagaaggctgcTGAGGACGGAGGAGCAGCTGGCCAG GGTGAGGAGCCAGAGAAGGAGGCGGCACCTGCTGCCTCCGTGAAGAAGCAGCCACCTGTTCAGGAGAACACTGCCGCCGTCCAGCCTGTCAAAGCAGCTGCTGTCGAG GTGAGAGTGGAACAACCAGTGAAGGACAACATATCCCAGAAACCCCCTGTCACACAAGTGCCACAGAAGCCAACCGATGGAGAGTCCACTGCCAAGCAGAACAACCTTTCTGCTCCAACACAACAAA